The region AAATTCGATCCATCGCTTCTTTTCCTTCGGGGGTTGTCGTGGGAAAGAATTCCTCTTCGGGAATCTGAAGACCTTTGGTTTGCAATCTCTTAAAGTAGGGAAGAAGAGCCGAGACATCTCCCTTCGGAGATTTGGCAAGAAGAGCATTCTTCCATAATTCCAAAAATACGATGGATTCTCTTTCGGATTCGGGAGCTTTTTCGATCCAGGTGAGAGCTTCCGCATATCTTCTTTTCTCGAAGTATGCGTGGGCCATATAATATTCCAATTCCGGGATTCTCTCTCCGGTGGCACTCAGACTATTTCCGAAAACTAGAACGTCGTCCCATTTTTCCAGAATGTGTGCGATACGAAGCATAAGGCCTCGCCCGTTCTTATGATAAGGACTCTGCTGTAGGATTTTTTCCAGATAGAAATAGCTCTTGGGCCAATCCTGTTTGGAAAAGAAATATTCCGCCAATCCTTCCCAAGCTCCCAATTCCTGGCCGGGAATGGAGGATAGCGCGTCTCGAAAAATGACTAGTTCTTCTTCGCGATCCGTTTCTAGGAGAAGGTTCTCGAACTTTTTCCTTTCTACGGGAGATACCTGCTTTAAGTAGGAGCTCAGGAATTTCTTGGCTTCCGATATATCATCTACTAAATAATATAATCTTAATAGATTCAGAGAAGGGACGGGGTTGCTCGGTAGGAGCTTTTGGGACTCCAGAAATTCGGTCTCCGCGTCGTCGAGTAACGAGTTGCGGAGAAATAGGATTCCAAGATTATTCCTGTCCGGACCAAGGATCGCCTTTCCTCGATGGGATTTTGCCTGCCAAGGACTAGTTACTTCTTCCACTTTTTCGCGGGTGTATTCGTTGGCGGGTAAGAATAAGAATTGGGTATCTTGCTCTAAGATCTCGTTGTTTCGGACCGGATACAAACAGGTTAGAGCCAATCCCAAGAATAGGATCGGACTAAGACGCTTCGGAGCTAGGATTTTCTTGTAGGTCTTTTTGAGCATAGAGGAGATACTTTAAAGCGCGCTCCGTATCTCCATGAAACAAATACATGAGAGAAAGATCAAGCGCGTCCTGAGCCTCCGGTGCTTCGAAGTCCTGAGGGTTTTCCTTGGATAAGGTGAGTTTGTTTTTGAATTCGTCCAGTTTCTTGCGGGTCAGGACTTCCAGATTATTGAAGAATTCCTTCTCCTCCGGTTTGGGACTTTTTTTAGCGGCTTGGATGGAATCCGAAAATTGCACGAAGCCTTGGGCGCTACTCGTTACTTTCTTGAGAGTCTCGAAAGATTGTTTATAGTTTCCGAGTTTAACATGGATCTCCGTAGCTAGGATTTCCATGCGAGGGTCGTTGGGATTCAACTGTAGAGAGGTATTTGCCGCGGCTAAAGCTTGTTCCCATTTTTCCGTATCGAAGTAAATGGTAGCCAAGGCGGAATAAGCGGTCTTATTCTTCGGATCTATCTTGATCGCGTTTCTGAGATACAACTCCGATTTATCGGGCTTCTCCAACTGCTTATAGCAATAAGCCAAGAGAAGATGTGAGTTCAGATATTTCTTATTTAGTTCTAGGGAACTTTTCAGGGCCTTCACAGCAGCATCTAAATTCTGGAGCCTGTATAACTCCACGCCTAAGTTATAATACAATTCCGTGGTTTTGCCTAACTCAAGGGCCTTTTGGTAGGTCTTGATCGCCTTTTCCGAATCTCCGATCCGGGAATACAGTGCGCCCAAGTTCAGGTAGGCTTTCTGGAATTTCGGATTCATCCCGAGGATATCCGTATAGACCTTGGCCGCCTGAGAGGCCTTTCCCTCTTTTTCGAATTTCAGGGCTTCGTTAAATTTACGTTTGATCTCGGCCTCGGACATATATCCGGAATATCGACGAAATTCCTGTGAAAAACAACCTGAAAAAAACTTCAGGGAAAATTACAAATCCGCCGAAAATATATAGGAGAGAGATAGAGGTCTAAAATGAAACAGATAGCTGCTATTTTCGCACTTACAACCATCGCAGCATGCGCCTCCACCGAGACTCGTAGGAGTATCAGCGCATCCGGTGACCCGTCGGAAATTTTCTTCGAAAAGGAAATCGCACCGATGGACCAGGAATCCAAAAGGGATTTGATTTTAGCTAAGAATTCCTCCAGCCAAAGGGGTCTAGACGATCTTTTGGCTGATAATAAACCGGTTAAGGCTACTACCCCTTCCCGCCAGCAAGGCGGATCGACGGGAGAATTCGACGAAGTAGGATATTCTTCTTGGTACGGGCCGAAATTTCACGGTAAGCCTACCGCTAGCGGAGAAATTTTCGATAAAACGAAACTGACCGCAGCTCATCCTAGCCTTCCTTTGGGGTCAGTGGTTCGAGTTAAGAATCTAGAGAATGATAAGGAAGTTCTGGTTAAAGTTAACGATAGAGGACCTTTCGTGAAGGATAGAATTATCGATCTTTCCGAGAAGGCCGCCGAATCGCTGGAATTCAAGGATGTAGGAATCGCGAGAGTCGGTTTGATCGTAGTTAGCAAAGGCGGAGCCGGAGCGGAATCCGAGGACATGGAAGCTCTGGACGACGAAGACGCATTATTAAAAGAGAATAAACCTGAAAAACTAACTCCGAAAAAAGTCGTGGCCACTCCCGCTCCTTTAGTGAAGGGAGCACCTAAAGGGCAAACGGTTCAGGTCGGAGTCTTTCGCAATAGTCGTTTGGCGGAGGATTATAGAAAGAATCTTTCGGCGGAATACGGAGAGAAAGTGTATCTATTCGAGAGAGATGGGATGTTCGTTTTACAAATGGGCGATTTTACGGATCGGGCCAAAGCGGATATTCTAAAATCCAAACTGAAAGAGGACGGAGTAGACTGTTTTATTCCGAAGAAATAGTTTCGTTTAGGATCTCGCTCTAAGAAAAAAGCCTCCGAATCGGAGGCTTTTTATTTTAGCGGAAGAATTCGGAATTAATCCCTATGGGCCCTGCAACCTTTCATACTCATTCTACTGTCGCAAAAGGTCTTGGATAACTGGACGTAAGCCGGAGTGCAAGTACCTACTCCTTGTCCGCAGCCTGGATCGACGGCCAACATTAATGTGAAACACTCGTCATACTTTTTCAAATCGTCCGCGCAAAGATCCTCGTGATTTACTAATATTCCGCAATTAGAAAAAAGGACGAAGCTAAGCAGTATGCTTACGGACACTGACGTTATCTTTTTAAATTTCATAGACCCTCTAATACACTAACTATGTGTTTAAATAGTAGCCCAATTACTAGGAATCTAGGTCAGAATGTCAAAAAAATTACCGACTCGAAGTCGGTTGGGGACGGATTAAATTCCGTCTCCGTGGATGAATTGATTTAGTTCCTCTTCCTTTTTGCGATCCGGAATCGGCGCCTTTCCGTGCTTCTCCTTGGAATATAACTCGTTCACTTCCTTTTGGAGAGTTTCGATTTTCTCGACTAGGATAGAGAATACGCGGGTGACAGGATCCGGCAATTCTCCGTGATCCAACATACGTTCTCCTTCCTCTCCGAAATCCACTCTGGATCTTACTACTTTTCCCGGTACACCCACTACGGTGCAATCCGGAGGGACATCTCGAAGTACGACGGAGCCGGCTCCGATTCGAACGTTATGCTCGATTGTGATATTTCCCAGAATTTTAGCTCCGGCGCCCACCACTACATTCTCCTTTAGGGTTGGATGGCGTTTTCCGGATTCCTTTCCGGTTCCGCCAAGAGTAACTCCTTGTAGGATGAGACATCCTTTTCCGATCTCGGCTGTTTCGCCGATTACGACTCCGTGGCCGTGATCGATAAAAATTCCGGATGCAATTTTAGCGCCCGGGTGGATATCTACTCCGGTTAGGAATCGGGCGAAGGTATTTATAAGGCGAGGAACTAAGGGGACCTTGCATTTATACAGAAAATGCGCTACCGAATGGAACCATAGGGCGTGAAGACCCGGATAACATAAAACGACTTCGATATAGGATTTGGCCGCTGGGTCGTTCTTTCGGATCGCCTTTATATTCTCGAACAAGTTGTTATCCCGATTTCCGTTCTATTTCTTTTGGAAGAATGATCGTCTGATGAATAGACTCTGGAAAATCGGTTTCCTATGTAAAGGAGGAATCGTTTTGCAGGGGAACCGAATGAAAATCGCTGAAAAAGCGGGGACTTTCCTTTGAACAGACCGAGGTACGGCCTCCATCTATCTTTATTCGTTCTCACATTTCTCACCTTAACCTTTCAGGGAGATCTTCTTTCTCTTCCTGGTAAGCGTTGGGAGGAGATGATGCGAATTCTACTCATCCAGTGGCCTTACTCAGTGTCCTTGCTTTTGATTCTTCTTTGCCACGAGATGGGACATTACACTGCCGCTAGATATTACGGTATTCGGGCGACTCTTCCATTTTTCATTCCTATGCCGATGTCGCCGGTAGGGACAATGGGCGCGGTGATTAAAATATTGGAGCCGATTCGAAATAAGATCCAACTTTTCGATATAGGCATCTGGGGTCCCGCTATGAGTCTTTTCTTATCCCTTCCCTGTCTATGGATCGGTTTGCATTTTTCCACACTGGAATCGATCTCCGACCAAATGGCTCAACTCGCTGCGGATTCCGATCGTGCAGGACTACGACTCGGCAACAGTTTACTAGTGTATTGGTCCTCTCAGAAAATACTAGGCCCTTTCGATTCGGCATTATATACGGTGGATTATCATCCTCTTGCGTTCGCCGGTTGGGTAGGACTTCTTGTGACCGCATTGAACCTTCTTCCCTTCGGACAATTGGACGGGGGTCATATAATTTACTCTTTGGCGGGCGAGAGATATAGAAAGTGGATTTATTATCTATTTTCCCTGTTTCTATTGCTTTCGATTTGGAATTATTCGTGGATCTTTTGGGGATTGATCATCTATTATTTTATTCGAGTGGAACATCCCTACGTCCCGGACAGTCCGATTCCGATGGATAAATACCGCAAATATTTCGGTTGGGCGATGTTGCTATCCTTAGTGTTTATCTTTCCGATTTCCCCTTTCGAAGTGGTTACGAATTCCGGAGTGCAATCTAGCTTGGGAGAGGATATCTGGAATACAATAAAAAGCTTATTTGATATATGAAAACGAATCGAGTCTTACTTTCTATTCCCTTAATTTTATTATTCTTCCTTTTTCCCATCCATTCTCAAGAAGAAGGAGATGTGGATATCCAACTTACGGAGAATCCTTACGGTCTTTCCTACGATGGAACGAATTTCTGGTTCGCAGATAGCAAGCGTAGGGCGATCATCAAAGTGGACCCTACCGGCAGACAGGAAGCGTATAACTTGGGAATCCCTTTCATTGCCGGATTGAATTTCGATTCGAGAGAAGGTAGAGTCTTCGTAGCTACTAAGAGAATGGTCCTTAAGATAGAACCGAATACTGGAGGTGTGACGGAGCGCATTGCGGTCCCGATTGATAAAATCGGAGGTATTGCCAATTACCAAAATTATCTCTATATTCTGGATGCGGATAGCGGAAAGATCACCATCTACGATAAGGGAACCCAAACATTTCTAGGAGGCTTTCCCACCGATAGAGCGGAACCGAAAGATATTTGCTTTGCCCGGGATAGTCTTTGGGTAACCGATTCTTCCGACGGAAACGTTTATAGATACGATCCCACCAACGGAAAGATCACGGGTTCCGTCCGGGCACCTTCCAAGGATATTCGAGGCATTGCCATTCTAGGAAGTAGAATTTACGTAGTGGATAGAACGAGTCGTGAAGTGAAAAAAATCTCCTTCGTCGAGACCGATCGCTTTCTTTCTTCCGGAGAAGCGACTTATCTGATCAACGTGAAATTGAAGTATTCTTTGGACGATCCCACTCTAGTAGGCGGAACCTTGGGTTTACTTCCTCCTCCGACAACGGAACACCAAAGAATCCGGAATATGAAGACCAAAGATCCTAAGTTTAAAGGAGATAGCGTTTTAGGGGTTCGAGCTCTATCTAAAAAATTGGGTATAGACGATCCTAAAGGATCCCAGTCTTTAGAATATCATTTCGAGGCAAGAACTACTAACGTTCGTTATTATGTGATCGACGATTTTTTAAAGAAGAAGGAAGAGATTCCGACGGACTTGGCTCCTTTTACCAAAAATAAGGTCACTGTAAAGGATAAGGCCGCCAGTTATTTCATCGATAAGATCTTCGATGCGAGGCTATTCCGATCCGATTGGGACGGATTGAAAAAGTCTCTTTCGGATTCCGGCATTCCGATCCGACCTGTAAAAACGATTTCCTTCGCTAATCCTGCTAGTCCTGCTTTCAAGGATACATTGGACATTTACATACCTGGTTTCGGGTGGGTGCCGATTTCTACCATTCGACCCGAAAAAATAGAATCCTCCCGTTCTTATCAAAAAGGGGAGGATGTAGTGGATCTATTCAGGAGCGAAGGTTGGAGCGGCTTACCTTCTCCTCTTTTGTACAAAGCCAAGGATTCCGACTTTTGGAAACCGATTCCCGCGGAGATAGAAATTTCCATTCTTCCCAAGGGAACGGACCTTTCCTCTAACTGAACGATTCCGATTTTTGTAGGAAGAGTTTTTTATACGCCACGTAACCTAGCGTGACGGATCTTCCGAGCATATAGGTCGCGAGCGAAAACCAGAGTAGATGATTGTCGGCTTCTTTCTTTCCCCAAAGAGCAAATGGCAGGAAGAATATTAGAGAACTGACGAACATCGAGTTTCTGAGAATTCTGCCTTCGGACAGTCCCAGAAAAAAACCATCGAGAATAAATGCCACCGAACCGAAGACAAGAATCGGCACTAGCCATAGGCTGTATTCTTTCGCGATTCTTACCACTTCGCGAGTCTTACTGATCCAGCCGAAGGTTTGGTCTGGAAAAATTAGAACTACAAAAGAGAATAGGAATGCTATGGATAGTCCGCTCCAGATTCCTAATTTCAAAATTCTCCATAATCCGTTTCGATCCCGGCTTCCTTTTAAATTTCCCGAAATCGTTTCGGTCGCTAACGCGGCTCCGTCTATCCAAAATGCTCCTACTAAAATGAATTCATGGAGAATCGCATTTGCCGCCAGAGTATAAGAGCCGAGGCCCGAGCTGAAATTTCGAAAAATACTGAATGTCGAAATCAGTAATACTGTTCGGATCATGATATCGGAATTTAAAGATAGAAGAGAACGAAATCCCTTTAGATCGAATACCCCTTCCGATCGAAAAGCGCGGAGTATCCCATCTTTTTCCTTTAGTAGGAAGAGTAAAAAGAAAAGTAGCATTAGATACTGGCTGATGGTCGTTGCGAGTCCGGCTCCTTCCGATTTCCATCCCAAATGAAGAATGAACCAGATATTTAAGAGAAAATTGGAGACGTTTGCGACTGCAGTCGCGATGAGAGCGATAACGCTCTGGGATTTTCCCAGAAACCAACCTGTAAGAACGAAGTTGCACATGACCGCCGGAGTACTATAGATTCTTGCATCGAAATATTCCAAGCCCGCGCTCTTCACATCCGCTTCTCCCTCTAAAAAAAGAAAACCGAAATCGCGGATCTGATTTTTGAATACCAAAATGATTGCCCCGATGATGAGAGATAGAGCTCCTGATTTCAAAAGAAGGCGCCCCGATTCTATTTTATTTTCTCCGCCTTCGGACTGGGCGGTGAGGCCTGTCGTACTCATCCTAAGAAAGGAGAAGGCCCAGAAGAGATAGTAAAATAGAATATTGGAGAGAGCGACTCCTGCCATGAAAGTATGAGTCTCCAATTGTCCCAATATGGCGGTATCGGCAAGGCCGGTTAAAGGAACGGTAAGATTTGTAAGAATATTATAGAAAGTAAGTCGGAAGAATTTTTGATCCAAGAACGAATTAAGATCCTTTTTCTTCCAGCTTCTGGAAGACGTTACAAGCGGTAAGATCGCCGGTGATATTCACTGTCGTTCTGCACATATCCAATATTCTATCCACGCCCAAAATGATTCCGATTCCTTCCGTCGGAACGCCCGCACCCGAGAGAATAGAAGCTAGAATTACGATCCCCAAACCGGGAGTACTAGGTGTTCCTATAGACGCCACGACTGTGGCGACTAGAATGAATAGAATTTTTGCAACGGTAAGTTCTATGCCGTAGACTTGGGAGAGAAAGATCGTAGCGACCGCTTGATAGAGAGCCGTTCCGTCCATATTGATCGTAGCGCCTAGGGGGAGAATGAATTCGGCGATCTTTCGAGGCACTTTCATCTTCTCAATTCCGGTCTTTAAGCTGAAGGGCAGAACTGCGGCGGAACTGGAAGTTGAGAAAGCCAAAAGCATCACCTCTCCTGCTTGTTTAAAAAACCAGAAAGGACTCTTGCGCGCAAAAAAGATGAGAATCAGGGAATACATGAGAAGAACTAAAGCAAGTCCTCCTAAGACGGTCAGGAAATAGACCCCTAGACTTAAGAGAACCTTGATGCCTATCTTTGCCGTAATTTGAGCGATCAATCCGAAGACCGCATAAGGAGCCAATTGCATCGCCCAATCTACAAAAATCATACTAGTCCGAAATATTGCGTTAATGACCGGTAAAACATGTTGGGAGCTTTCCTTCTCGATGGATAATAGCGCTATTCCGACTAGCAGAGCGAGAAGAACGACCCCGAGCATGTCTCCGTTCGCGAAAGTCTGGAAAGGATTTCTGGGAAGAACGGAAAGTAGTAGATCCGGAAATTTATCTAGGCTAATAGGCTCCGAATTCGCCGGGATTTTGGAGGATGGGGCAGCCGGAATTCCGGCAGTGTCCACGAAGCTTCCCGGTTGGATTAGGGTTCCGATACCGATACCGATGCCTACGGCAAGAAAGGTAGTCATAACGAAGTAGCCGAAGACTCTTAGGCCGAAACTTTTGAGATTTTCTAATGTTTCTCCCGCATGTATCCCGAGTAAAATCGAACAAAACACCAGTGGGATCATGATAATCTGAAGTAGAATAAGGAAAAAATGCCCGGGGAGACCCAACCAGGAGGTTAAGGCTTTGGAGAATTCGGCTGAGACGAACTGATTTTCGGGACTCAGATAGAGCCCGGTCAAGAATCCGCCGAATAACCCGATAAGGACTCGTAGCCACAGTTTTTCCTTTAACATCCGTTTGAGACGGAAACTCAAAGACTTCATCGGTTCTTCAGTCGGCATGCATGACAGAATAGGAGGCTTGTTCTTATTTTTCTATTGATTTTTCCCTTTTCAAAATGATAGTGAAGGCTTCAGC is a window of Leptospira wolffii serovar Khorat str. Khorat-H2 DNA encoding:
- a CDS encoding tetratricopeptide repeat protein; this translates as MLKKTYKKILAPKRLSPILFLGLALTCLYPVRNNEILEQDTQFLFLPANEYTREKVEEVTSPWQAKSHRGKAILGPDRNNLGILFLRNSLLDDAETEFLESQKLLPSNPVPSLNLLRLYYLVDDISEAKKFLSSYLKQVSPVERKKFENLLLETDREEELVIFRDALSSIPGQELGAWEGLAEYFFSKQDWPKSYFYLEKILQQSPYHKNGRGLMLRIAHILEKWDDVLVFGNSLSATGERIPELEYYMAHAYFEKRRYAEALTWIEKAPESERESIVFLELWKNALLAKSPKGDVSALLPYFKRLQTKGLQIPEEEFFPTTTPEGKEAMDRIFWGH
- a CDS encoding tetratricopeptide repeat protein, giving the protein MSEAEIKRKFNEALKFEKEGKASQAAKVYTDILGMNPKFQKAYLNLGALYSRIGDSEKAIKTYQKALELGKTTELYYNLGVELYRLQNLDAAVKALKSSLELNKKYLNSHLLLAYCYKQLEKPDKSELYLRNAIKIDPKNKTAYSALATIYFDTEKWEQALAAANTSLQLNPNDPRMEILATEIHVKLGNYKQSFETLKKVTSSAQGFVQFSDSIQAAKKSPKPEEKEFFNNLEVLTRKKLDEFKNKLTLSKENPQDFEAPEAQDALDLSLMYLFHGDTERALKYLLYAQKDLQENPSSEAS
- the mpl36 gene encoding RlpA family plasminogen-binding lipoprotein MPL36 — translated: MKQIAAIFALTTIAACASTETRRSISASGDPSEIFFEKEIAPMDQESKRDLILAKNSSSQRGLDDLLADNKPVKATTPSRQQGGSTGEFDEVGYSSWYGPKFHGKPTASGEIFDKTKLTAAHPSLPLGSVVRVKNLENDKEVLVKVNDRGPFVKDRIIDLSEKAAESLEFKDVGIARVGLIVVSKGGAGAESEDMEALDDEDALLKENKPEKLTPKKVVATPAPLVKGAPKGQTVQVGVFRNSRLAEDYRKNLSAEYGEKVYLFERDGMFVLQMGDFTDRAKADILKSKLKEDGVDCFIPKK
- the cysE gene encoding serine O-acetyltransferase encodes the protein MFENIKAIRKNDPAAKSYIEVVLCYPGLHALWFHSVAHFLYKCKVPLVPRLINTFARFLTGVDIHPGAKIASGIFIDHGHGVVIGETAEIGKGCLILQGVTLGGTGKESGKRHPTLKENVVVGAGAKILGNITIEHNVRIGAGSVVLRDVPPDCTVVGVPGKVVRSRVDFGEEGERMLDHGELPDPVTRVFSILVEKIETLQKEVNELYSKEKHGKAPIPDRKKEEELNQFIHGDGI
- a CDS encoding site-2 protease family protein produces the protein MNRPRYGLHLSLFVLTFLTLTFQGDLLSLPGKRWEEMMRILLIQWPYSVSLLLILLCHEMGHYTAARYYGIRATLPFFIPMPMSPVGTMGAVIKILEPIRNKIQLFDIGIWGPAMSLFLSLPCLWIGLHFSTLESISDQMAQLAADSDRAGLRLGNSLLVYWSSQKILGPFDSALYTVDYHPLAFAGWVGLLVTALNLLPFGQLDGGHIIYSLAGERYRKWIYYLFSLFLLLSIWNYSWIFWGLIIYYFIRVEHPYVPDSPIPMDKYRKYFGWAMLLSLVFIFPISPFEVVTNSGVQSSLGEDIWNTIKSLFDI
- a CDS encoding MATE family efflux transporter, encoding MDQKFFRLTFYNILTNLTVPLTGLADTAILGQLETHTFMAGVALSNILFYYLFWAFSFLRMSTTGLTAQSEGGENKIESGRLLLKSGALSLIIGAIILVFKNQIRDFGFLFLEGEADVKSAGLEYFDARIYSTPAVMCNFVLTGWFLGKSQSVIALIATAVANVSNFLLNIWFILHLGWKSEGAGLATTISQYLMLLFFLLFLLKEKDGILRAFRSEGVFDLKGFRSLLSLNSDIMIRTVLLISTFSIFRNFSSGLGSYTLAANAILHEFILVGAFWIDGAALATETISGNLKGSRDRNGLWRILKLGIWSGLSIAFLFSFVVLIFPDQTFGWISKTREVVRIAKEYSLWLVPILVFGSVAFILDGFFLGLSEGRILRNSMFVSSLIFFLPFALWGKKEADNHLLWFSLATYMLGRSVTLGYVAYKKLFLQKSESFS
- a CDS encoding dicarboxylate/amino acid:cation symporter, which produces MPTEEPMKSLSFRLKRMLKEKLWLRVLIGLFGGFLTGLYLSPENQFVSAEFSKALTSWLGLPGHFFLILLQIIMIPLVFCSILLGIHAGETLENLKSFGLRVFGYFVMTTFLAVGIGIGIGTLIQPGSFVDTAGIPAAPSSKIPANSEPISLDKFPDLLLSVLPRNPFQTFANGDMLGVVLLALLVGIALLSIEKESSQHVLPVINAIFRTSMIFVDWAMQLAPYAVFGLIAQITAKIGIKVLLSLGVYFLTVLGGLALVLLMYSLILIFFARKSPFWFFKQAGEVMLLAFSTSSSAAVLPFSLKTGIEKMKVPRKIAEFILPLGATINMDGTALYQAVATIFLSQVYGIELTVAKILFILVATVVASIGTPSTPGLGIVILASILSGAGVPTEGIGIILGVDRILDMCRTTVNITGDLTACNVFQKLEEKGS